The following nucleotide sequence is from Aspergillus luchuensis IFO 4308 DNA, chromosome 1, nearly complete sequence.
TGGCCAACGCAGGATCGTGCCATTATAACATTATAGAAGATGTGACTATAGCCAGAATTGTGCAAGAGGAACAAAGACAATCATATTACCGACGACGCTGGGCCGCagagagcttcttcttcattttcttcgccttttccttcctttccaatTCTACCTTCAAACCCTTAACTGGAGCCTTTATCCTCCTTGTGGAACCTAATCAACTATTCCGGATTATTCAATAACTCTGTTATTATATGAACACTCAGAATGAATCTCTGGCAAGATGCTTGGAGCCCCTTGAACCCTTCCCTGCAGCACAGCCTGGATAAGGTCTCAAACAACCAGAGAGAACAACAGTCTGTGACTGCTACCCCAACCAGAGGCAACAACAGAGAAAAAAGCGTTACATGCCACAGCAACGAAGGATCTTTCTCCACGTTCAACAACCGAGTTCACATATGATTAGATGTTGCATCTATTATCACCTGAGCAACGCAGTCTCAGTGGATTAGATTTGGTCTTATTGCTACAACATCTCCAATTCTGAAACTGTCCAGTACCCGAAATAGTCATCAGACAGCTCCAATCTTTGATCAACTCTCTGAACGCCACCGCGACAGTTATGGAACACGTCAATCTGGAGCCTAGAGACAGAAACGTTGCAAGCTGATCATCATTCCAAGTACGCTACAGGGTTTGCATCTATCTACAAAGTACTTTCTTATCGACATATGCTGCATGGTGCCTATCTCGCACACACACGACGCGATCTTCCATTACTCTCCCGAACGCCTAGCATACCTCTTCGGGAGGTGCTTCCACGCTCGCTGCAACATCTCTATATTGATGAGTGCTTGATCCAGTCCTCGTGGGCCTTGTGCTGTGAACTCGAAAACCTGGTGGTACACCTTTCGGAGACCGTCCCTGTGCTCAAGACGCTGTTCCTCTCTTTCTGATCAAAGACATCCAGGCGATAAACTTCGGTGATACTCTACCCAAGACAATCCTCAAATGGTGCTGTCCAAAGCATGACTGACAGTACACATTTTCGTGGTTTTCTGTTATCCATCGAAAATGATATGTTGCAGAAGTCCTCACTAAACGCGAGACGAAGCTACCATGGGGAAGAAAGTGACGAAGAAAGCAGCAACGTTAATTAATCGAGAAAACATTGAAGGGCAGATTAGAGAAACGTGTCAAGACTTGGAAACTACATACACAAATTGGGTGATTTTCTTCCGTATGGGAGAGAACACGCCCACCCGAGAAGATGGTTTGATTGGAAGCGAACGAGGAATAGAAACCATCAATGCATCGTTTCATTCAATAGCTTATGAGCCCGGATGGGATTTACTATCTGTTCTGCCTCAGCTAGGTGGGAAATCTTCGGAACACAGCGCAGACTCTTTTTCAGTACTTTTCATGAAGGATAATTCTTCAAGAATCTTGGAATCCACTCAACAGGTTATGAGCCCGATGCCTGTGTCTCGAATATCTCATCAGCAAAGGATGACTTCAAACCAGAATAACAAACAGCTATTTCACTTCTCGTGAATAGAGTACAATCTGGAACTGCCACTACCATCTTCAGGGGCGAAGAGCCATAATATCATCTAAGCAAACACTCTGCTGGTAAATAGGAAggcaggaaaggaaagaactGAAAGCGTAATCCCTTACAGGAAGATCCTGTACAGAAGACACCAGTCATCAGAACTATATTGAACTTTTGATGATCTTAAAGAATGCTCACACCCCCAGCCTGAGTGCTCTTATACCGCTCTATTCCTCGAACCAAGCTTTGAGGAAGGAAGTGTCCATATCAGTCTTCCGAAACTGCATACATTGATCTAGCCTCAGAGACATCCTATGACGGGCGAAGAGGTGTATGATGGGCCTCAATTGTGACTGAGGCGAGGGTATAATCTCTCCTAATGAATTATTGATACTGGATTTCTGATCTTGGGGTCTATATGTGTGTGGGAGCAAAAGCGTTCTCATTGAATACTACATcaatattatcatcatatctcAATACAACGGTTAGGGGCGGTTTCAAGTGTTTGTATATAATCCATCAATATCTCAAGGCGCGCGTTGATGGTTGGAGACCACGAAGACAAAGATAGCAAGATATCAGATATTGCCAAAGATTAGAGTTTTGAAGATGCTCCTTCCACATCAAACTCAGTTGTGCAAAGTAAGAATGTGTCCTTCAGAGCCTGTAATACATCAGCACCTGTAGCCCCTTAACTACCAGACACTAAACTTACCGACAATCGATATTTTTCGTTGATCTCCTGGTAGTCCTCCCCAGCAAGCATATCACAGAAGTGGCGGATAGAAGGATAATGCACGATAGATATCTCATTCCAccaatcctcctcctttctctcccagTTTCCTCTCGAGTCCACAGCATTCGCAGTTCCAGACTTTGGCTTTACCACGTTACCCACTATCTTTGCATCCCCGCCTCTCTTTCCAGCCACAGGAATGAAAGACTGCCCATACTGGTAGTagctcttcttcccattcgGGTGGTTGAAGTGAAGCAGATTGAGCATCGTTACAGGCCCCGAATGCTGAGGTGTAAGCTTATCCATAAAGTTAAGGAGATCGGGTGAGAGTTCCAGGCTTTGGGAGGTCGGTTTGCTGCGTGCCTGGTCTAAGGATCCAGTCAATGGGACGGATGAAGCAGTGCGCTTAAGGGACTCGTCTCGTGAGGCGTAGGTGGCGAGTAATTTGGAAGGTATTCCCACTGTTACATGGTACTGGGTCTTTATTTGAGATTGAAGAGTAGAGGGGATCGGAGGTGAATCCGAAGGCGGTTGGATGAGAACGAGAAGATCCCAAGGCGTCTTGGTTAGAATGTCCTGGTCGAGGACTGTGGGACGAATCACGGCATGTCGCGGTCTAGAGCTTACGATCACGGTACGAGAGGAGCGGAGGGAGTTGAGAAAGGTGCTTGTGTCGGTAGTGAGTGCAAGCAGATAGAGGGATGCGACTGGCATATTGGGCTGTGGGTCGTATATCGGCCAAACAAAGGAGTAAAGTGTTATCTATCTATAGGCAATTTTGAAATCACCGTAAATGCTGGTATCGACAGATGCAGTCTAGGCCGGAAAGCTGTCTTGTTTATTATCAGATCGACTTTGCAAGTAAAGACAAGGCGATACAAAGCATTATATTTAGGacatggagaggagagacgcggagatggcggagatgccTCGGCTGTCGGTCCCCCCGCAGGTCACGTGGCACCCCACATTCCTGCATTTCTCCATTTGGATGGTTTTATTTGCAACCTGCAAAGCAACTTTATCTGTGACAGAAACCACTCGGGATGCCGATATCGGCAGTACTCTATACTTAAGGAGGCTTGTTACAACCTATCATCGGGGTTGTAAGCCACCTGGAAAAAACAAATCCCGCCATGCCGTCTCCGGATGGATCCTTTCAGAGAATTATGACGCAGCTGTGGGAGGTCCAACACGCTACGGCTCACTGGGGGAGCTAAAACGTCTTAGAAAGGCAGGTAGGAGAGACTCGAAGACTCTATGATGGCATGATTGGCAGTGAACAGGCGATGGAAGCATTGGAGCCATGCCGTGAAGAGGGTTCTTCTCCGGGATTCCAGCATCGGGTTGGCTTCTCCGAATGGCGGCGATGCGAATAGCCTAATTTCCTCCTCAACTTCCCCACATCTCCTCCAGTTTTGGCCGCGTGCGGAACAGACTTTATCCTCCACTACGATCGCGAAACAGGCAATTTTGAATTCGCATAAATACCTGGGGAGCCATGGTCTCTGTCGGCGTAGCAACCCATCTTCACTGGCACAATGAGGCGCCGTACGTTCATCGCCAGCCTGAGCTTGCTGTATAGCTGTGTACCAGCAGATGCCAGTCTCACTGTACTCTTCCAGAATGACGGCAACTGGACAACACATGCTGAAAAGCCCAGCGCACTCTTCGTCAACAATGCTTTGACCTACCAAAATGCGCAGGAAACCTGTGCGCAGTACAATGAATCACTTCTTAGCTGCAAAGACTATCCCGACTTCCATTATTCATTCACATACCAACAATATTTGAAGAACATTGGCTCAGATCAGCTCTTCTGGTCTTCTTGCAGCTCAGACCGTCCGACAACATGGAACGGCGAACTAGCCAATACTTCCTCGCCTGCTGGTCTTCCCTTCCTATGCTCCAACTCCGCCAAGTTCGTCAAGCAAGTGGATACCGATTATTCTGACTTCCCAAGAGTCAATGCTAGCGCCAATGGCGTCACCTTCGAGGGTCTGCGCGACCATATGGCATTCCGCTTCATGGGAATCCCCTTCGCCCAGCCTCCCGTGGGAGAGCTTCGCTTTAAATATGCCCAAGAATGGGCTAAGAGCTCTTACGTCAACGCCACCAGATACGGCCCTGCATGTATCCAATCTGGCTGGTATGACGGAAACAGCTACGGCCTCAACCCCTGGGGAAATAGTGAGGACTGCTTGCACTTGAACGTCTACAccccttctcttccgtcAGCCAAAGACGAAACAAATTCCTACAGGCCAGTTATGCTCTGGATCCACGGAGGTGGCGAGACTTCAGGAACCGGTGCCGACTCCACCTTCGACGGCGATAGCTTCGTCAGCCGCAACGACGTCGTTCTAGTCACCATAAACTACCGGGTCAACATCTTCGGCTATCTGAGCCTCGATGACTCTACCATTCCCGGGAACGCTCAACTCACTGACAAGATTGAGGCGCTCAAATGGGTCCAGAAATACATCCGAGCCTTTGGCGGAGACCCCAACAACGTGACCATCTTCGGTCAATCCGCCGGTGCTTCGTCCGTCATTGATCTACTCACTACCCCCAAAGCCAACGGCCTTTTCCAAAACGCCATCGCCCAGTCCATCGCCGGCCACGTCGAGACCTCCAACGCTTCAGCTGCCGCTATTCTCCCTTACATTCAGCCCCTCTGCAATAACACTACGGGAACTCAGCGCCTCAAGTTCCTGCAATCCCTCCCTGCTGAAACTCTCCTGAACATCAGCTCCTACGTAACCTGGGACACCGTCATCGACAACCGCTACATCTTCGACTACCCACTCACCCAGATCGCTAAAGGCGAGATCAACAAGGTCAATTTCATTACCGGCTTCATGCCCGAGGAGGCAcaatccatcctccaaaccACTATCTCCCCCAACGCCACaaacttcaccaccaccctccaaaccctcgTCAGCAGCGGCTCCATCACAAAGTCCGAAGAAAAGGCCGTGCTCTCCTCTGACCTCTGGAGGAACTACTCCACTCCCTACAATGCAACCATCCACGTTGACTCGCCCGCCAGCATGACCTGCTACTCCAAGGAATTTGCCTCCGTAGGCGCAGCATCCCACGCATACAAAAGTCTCTACGTGTACCTGCACCAGCGCGCCTACGGTCTAAACTACTATGACTGGTATGATCTCTGCACGTACCCCGTTGGCAAGCCCGACACACCTTACTACAAATGTCACTCTGGGGATTTGTATGAGGTGTTTGGCACATACTATTTGTTTGATTTGCCGGTCCGTGCGCCAGAGGATATCTATTATACGAATATGGTGCAGGATATGTGGGCAGCGTTTGCCAGACGCGGAGATCCGAATGTTGACGAGGGGTATCTTCGTGCAAGGGGGTACTTCAGCAGCctgaagttgatggagaggtgGCAGTGGGATGAGTTCACGGAGGGACGTGGAAGCAAGAACGTGGCTAATCTGCAGTATCCTGCGCCATTCTACTCTGGATTGCCGTATATGGAAGAATGTGCTGTTTTGGGCCTGGAGCATACCAACTAGAGAGCTAGAATGTATTATGCGAGATATATAATCGAGACAATCACTATAGCTAGTAGACGTTGTTTCTCCATACAAACCTCGAACGATGCAACACGGCAATGCTCTGGTGGCAAGTCAGTAACCCTCACTGCAACGGCCAGCTACGCCATTTCATAGGCcagatcttttcttctcgaTCCGACGGCCAAATGGACTCGAAGGTCTCCAAATCCATACTCCGCATCGTCTCGCCCCGTTTGGAATTTGGGTAGAAACAATTAGTTTTGGGGGGATTGAGTATTCTTACTCCTTCCAGATTCAGAGTAAGTCTTTCTCTGACTGATGCTTGTGCGCAGCTTCCGCTTGGGAATAGTAGCAGCATCAAAAGACCTCCAATTCTCAAATTCAACTGAAGATGACTTCATCCCATTCATCGACATCACCGAAGATATTGGCGTATTCATTACGCCCTGATCTCAGCTTCCCTAGACTATTCACAGAACCATGCTCTCATTGAAGCCGCTCAGGCATTCCCCATCAATATTCCTTGCCTAGATAGTCAATTTTCACTAGCTTGCTATCACCGTCGCATCCAGTGACCCTCGTTCTCCAGGTATAAATATCTCTCTCATTTCTGACTTtgatctctttcttcctcccatcTCAGACCTTCTCTTATACTTCAATCTTGTCTCTTTCGATCAAGAACTTAGAAGAACaaataaaaatgaaaatcaAGATCCATAAAATTTTATGTACATACAATCAATAGCATATAGCGAGCCTTGCCCTAATATTGATTGAGGGCTTAGTCTAAAGACTGAGCCTTCGGGCACCAACTATATAGTGGCAGATAGCAATATTCAAACAGGTAAGCGTTCCACGCATGCAGTCTAattgtcttcttcgacctcctATATTAGCGGGAGTGGTTGTCTGATcgttttctttgtttcttttcccccctccttttcctaTTCTGTTTGGCATAATGCTGTTCGAGTCCATCAATCGAGCACACGTTATGCGTGCACAACCTAAATATCAATGACATACCAATAGCTAACGCCATAAAAGTACATAGATTTGCCCTACTTTATGCTGTTAAATCCAGCATCTTGGGTTTACTATACCCTTAGAAAGGAAACGAAATTTTAAACGGaattagaaaaaagattCTTGATAAAATCGAGCAGTACGCACACTTTTTCACTGACAAATCGAAGAGTACATAGCCTTACAATTTACAGTGGCCAAATATGGCACTAAGCAAGAAAACTCTTTCGAATTTCGATGATCCTATTAGGTTGTTCCCCCTAATTATCTAATTAGGGAAAGGCCTCTCTTGAGGATTTAATATTCAAGGTAAGTTCCTTCTAGTACTTAATGTACAACAACTACCATCTGGTGCTTCTGTGTTTGTGATGCATATTCTTGAGCCTTTTCTCATGTACTGTATGATATGAAATCCAAGTTTCGGTCATTCAACTTTAAGGAAATTTCTTCAGTGCAAATTAACTTCCCTTCTGACGTCTTGACTGTACACAGATAATGCTTACACATCGCAACCGCGATAATGATTTTTTTAAAACGTTGTTAAAAGGTAAGTCTGACAACTCAACTTCCAAAATGCACTCCTCTCGCAAAGCCCAAAATGCCAAAGAGGGTAAAGAACCAATCCAGCATCAATGACTACTTCAAGAGGAAACAGGATAAGGTCAGTGACCTTGGTCCAGCTATCTCTCTTCGAACAAACGTCACTGGGTCTGCGATCTGGGTTATGGTTCATATAGGCATAGCAGCGGCTGCAAAAACTATATTCGAAGGATACAGCTGATATGTGGTAGGtaaaggtatatatatatgcattgGAGGATGCCGGCGTAGTTATCCCAGAAAGGGTTCTACCCCCAACTAGTAAACTGACCGAAGGTCAGAAGTTACAGAAGGAGCTCCGTGAGGAGCTACAGAGACTGAAGTCACTGGAGCAAGAATACCGTGATCAGTacaatgagaagaaggaaaggtggACTTCCACACGGaaggtgttggtggatgaaCTCGCAGCTCTTGACCAGTCATACCAGACCGAAGTAGAGCCCGATGAGAAAGGGTTGAGTTATGATGATGCGAACTTAgaggctgttgttgctgaaCTCAAGAGCTTAGTTTGAAAGACTGATACCAACCTAGTTGACATAACAGCGAGCTtgctattattaatataagaccAAGACTTCagcagcaaaaagaaaagtaagaaagtaagaaagaaagaaagtaagaaagaaCAAAGTGTTCGAGACTGGATGTAGAGGCCACAAAAGGCAGGACATCAGGTGATGTGTCCACAGTGCATCTTTGGCATCTCAATATTCCGTCTCTTCCGTCTCGGctaccatctccatcatcctcattacctccaccatcaccaccatcactactaccaccactactaccactactactaccactactactaccactactactaccactactaccatgCCCGGTAAGTACCACCTCTGACAATTGCGCATCAATATACACCTATCAACCCATACTTACTGTGTTCTTTTAGCCAACGAAGTGAGTATACTCTCAAATACTTTATATCACTTATTACCTCGCGTCCCCTCGTCAACAACAGCATTCAATCGAATAGTATACAACACCTCACACTATCATCACAATCTAGCTCATATGTGTTATACTTGCTCCTGATACTAACTAAGGTTTATTgtaggagcagcagcagcagcagcagcagcagcagcagcaacagcaagagcagcaacagaccGGGCCGGGGCCCGCCGAAACTGTTAGTACCAGATACCATTGTTTTTATTATGATAGTATCTAATGATATACACATAGACCCCGGAGGAGGCCGCCGCGAAGGCGCAGAGGCGGCGAGAGCTGATGGAGGAGTTTTTTCGCCTGGAGGACGAGTATATAGACCATCTCCTAAATATCGAGGAGAAACAGCGGCGCTGGAATGAGCGGAGGGAGGTGCTGGTGAACGCTCTCGCGGCCGTTGACGAGTACATGCGCCTCATGGAGGAAAATGCGTGGGAGGACGATACTGAAGACGCCTGAGAATGagaacttttcttttttttttcttctttctataaatatacttcATTACTTCCTGAGTAGATGTAGTCCGCCACATCCCCGTACTAACTACGAAGCCTGTAAGAATGCCCCACTGGTGTGCATGACATCCTTCGCCAGTATGGACTCGCTGCAGGAAGGGAATCAAGCGACCCTAAAATACCAGTAGAGACCTAGAAGGATGGCTGTTAAAAGAATGATCCCAAGGCAGATACATTACCACTTTCTACCGAGTACACATTTAGCGCAGGGAGGCCTTACTCTATAGGATTGGCGGTTGCCGTGGCCGGTTGGCCTTAAAACCTCGCTTTCCAAGTAGCCAGTGTCTTCCCCGGACACTATTATCTTGTCCTCTACGGTGTCTTTTTCTAGGCTGAtcctatctctctctctccctcccccttccttaAAGCTCGCTTATTTCCGTCAGCACCTCATCTACCCTTCGCTAGGAGATCACCTCATATTATCACGAGTCGATGAACCGCGAGCCTCTCTGTTCCCATCCGCGTTAGTTCGATGATAATCGGCGACTCTTCAAAGATCCGTACCCATTTTAGACCCAGTCGCTGAcctcttgcttttctttaGTGCCATCCCCCATTATCCGAGGCTCTCAGTCTCCACGAATCACGTCAATTATCCACGAGAAAGAACTCATCAACATCTGCTACCTGCCTCCACCTGGCATCCCTCTCCATACCACTCCCTCTTCACACCACTCGCTTCTCATACAACGATGCGAACTACATCATCTCAAGAATACCACTCGTCATAACCAACCCCCGTAGCAGGTTCCAGCCCATAATACACAGCAAACAACCAGCCAGCTAGTCCTACCATGCATAACAACCATACTAGCGAGGCTAGTACATATAAACCAGGAGGAGAATCACGATTGAAGTTGAATCATTGTCCAAGAAACGTGTCAGTGCTAATGTTGTTGCAATTCCTTCCAGTAAGCCTTCCTACATTTTGATATCGAGCACTAGAGTTCAGAGTCTCCCGCCAGCGCTGATCTTTGGATCTAGTTCAAGTATTAGGTCGAGCTTTTGTTCCCAAAGCATCAGTCAATACTAAGCGCCTCCGACTCATACTGTACGATATGACTTTATAAGGCTCCATGCAAGGCGCGGTCCATAGACGGGTAGTTGGATCAGGTGTCGACTATTAGCCAGCAGCTTTGTCGGGTTCTCGCTGATATTGAAATGCGTGTTAGACACTGCATCAGTGTCTGCTAGATAAACCATGCCGACTTATTCTTGTCTATGTCAGTACCCCAGGTAACCGTGTTACGCATGTGCTTTTGGTTGCTTCTTCAAAGCGCCGGTGGTTCGATACGGACCATTGGACTAGAAAGCTGGCAAGCAAGTCTACATTGATCTTGTAGATGTCCCTCCGTCCGGCTTTAGGACTCGTACTCTTGCTATAATGATGCTTTCTGACAGCTAGGTCATTTGTAATATTCTAAGACTTATTCTCACAAGAAGTCCGATTTTGTGCTTTAGAGGCTGGGAAGACTATGTCATATTGGCTTGCTGCTCAATGGTATGCGCGTCCTTGGCTGCTGATAGTAAAGAAGATGAGTGCAATACAACAAGTCTTGTCTGGTCGCCGACGAGCGGTTTGGCGGCAGCCACGAGTCTTAAGTTTAAACATATGTCCACTTCAGCGCAACATATCATTCGCTTGCTGCTTCCTGCTTCGTGAAGCCATTGCTGTAGTTTCTCAAACAATCATATACCCGTAGCCCAGCCTCTCTGCATCCCCTCATGGTCCAATATGCCTTTTCGCCACTCCCAGTAGCTTTCGGTATGGTCGTGTTGTGGGACAATGTATCAGCGTGGTCCCGTTGGGGCCTTCTCACGTCTTGTTCTATGTACATCTTGGCGATACAAGTGGTTGTTCACCCCATAGACTGCATAAACGCTTTCTCATCTTAACACATCCCTTACACGTCAATAATACCGGCCCGTTTAGAGGGTCCATGTTCTCTAGATTGCTCAAGACTGATC
It contains:
- a CDS encoding uncharacterized protein (COG:S;~EggNog:ENOG410PS4Z) yields the protein MPVASLYLLALTTDTSTFLNSLRSSRTVIVSSRPRHAVIRPTVLDQDILTKTPWDLLVLIQPPSDSPPIPSTLQSQIKTQYHVTVGIPSKLLATYASRDESLKRTASSVPLTGSLDQARSKPTSQSLELSPDLLNFMDKLTPQHSGPVTMLNLLHFNHPNGKKSYYQYGQSFIPVAGKRGGDAKIVGNVVKPKSGTANAVDSRGNWERKEEDWWNEISIVHYPSIRHFCDMLAGEDYQEINEKYRLSALKDTFLLCTTEFDVEGASSKL
- a CDS encoding uncharacterized protein (COG:I;~EggNog:ENOG410Q4K2;~InterPro:IPR019826,IPR002018,IPR029058;~MEROPS:MER0033241;~PFAM:PF00135;~SECRETED:SignalP(1-21)), producing MRRRTFIASLSLLYSCVPADASLTVLFQNDGNWTTHAEKPSALFVNNALTYQNAQETCAQYNESLLSCKDYPDFHYSFTYQQYLKNIGSDQLFWSSCSSDRPTTWNGELANTSSPAGLPFLCSNSAKFVKQVDTDYSDFPRVNASANGVTFEGLRDHMAFRFMGIPFAQPPVGELRFKYAQEWAKSSYVNATRYGPACIQSGWYDGNSYGLNPWGNSEDCLHLNVYTPSLPSAKDETNSYRPVMLWIHGGGETSGTGADSTFDGDSFVSRNDVVLVTINYRVNIFGYLSLDDSTIPGNAQLTDKIEALKWVQKYIRAFGGDPNNVTIFGQSAGASSVIDLLTTPKANGLFQNAIAQSIAGHVETSNASAAAILPYIQPLCNNTTGTQRLKFLQSLPAETLLNISSYVTWDTVIDNRYIFDYPLTQIAKGEINKVNFITGFMPEEAQSILQTTISPNATNFTTTLQTLVSSGSITKSEEKAVLSSDLWRNYSTPYNATIHVDSPASMTCYSKEFASVGAASHAYKSLYVYLHQRAYGLNYYDWYDLCTYPVGKPDTPYYKCHSGDLYEVFGTYYLFDLPVRAPEDIYYTNMVQDMWAAFARRGDPNVDEGYLRARGYFSSLKLMERWQWDEFTEGRGSKNVANLQYPAPFYSGLPYMEECAVLGLEHTN